One region of Pongo pygmaeus isolate AG05252 chromosome 21, NHGRI_mPonPyg2-v2.0_pri, whole genome shotgun sequence genomic DNA includes:
- the TCEA2 gene encoding transcription elongation factor A protein 2 isoform X2 translates to MMGKEEEIARIARRLDKMVTKKSAEGAMDLLRELKAMPITLHLLQSTRVGMSVNALRKQSSDEEVIALAKSLIKSWKKLLDASDAKARERGRGTPLPTSSRDASEAPDPSRKRPELPRAPSTPRITTFPPVPVTCDAVRNKCREMLTAALQTDHDHVAIGADCQRLSAQIEECIFRDVGNTDMKYKNRVRSRISNLKDAKNPDLRRNVLCGAITPQQIAVMTSEEMASDELKEIRKAMTKEAIREHQMARTGGTQTDLFTCGKCRKKNCTYTQVQTRSSDEPMTTFVVCNECGNRWKFC, encoded by the exons ATGATGGGCAAGGAGGAGGAGATTGCGCGGATCGCCCGGAGGCTGGACAAGATGGTGACCAAGAAGAGCGCG gAGGGAGCCATGGATCTGCTGCGGGAGCTGAAGGCCATGCCTATCACGCTGCACCTGCTCCAG TCCACCCGAGTCGGGATGTCTGTCAACGCCCTTCGGAAGCAGAGCTCGGACGAGGAGGTCATTGCACTGGCCAAGTCCCTCATCAAGTCCTGGAAGAAGCTCCTGG ATGCTTCCGATGCCAAAGCCAGGGAGCGGGGGAGGGGCACGCCTCTGCCCACGTCCTCGAGGGATGCCTCAGAGGCCCCGGATCCCAG CCGCAAGAGGCCGGAGCTGCCCAGGGCACCGTCGACTCCGAGGATCACCACATTTCCCCCGGTGCCTGTCACCTGCGATGCCGTGCGCAACAAGTGCCGCGAGATGCTGACTGCTGCCCTGCAGACGGACC ATGACCACGTGGCCATCGGTGCGGACTGCCAGCGCCTGTCGGCTCAGATTGAGGAAT GCATCTTCCGGGACGTTGGAAACACAGACATGAAATATAAGAACCGTGTACGGAGTCGTATCTCCAACCTGAAGGATGCCAAGAACCCTGACCTGCGGCGGAATGTGCTGTGTGGGGCCATAACACCTCAGCAGATCGCCGTGATGACCTCAGAG GAGATGGCCAGTGACGAGCTGAAGGAGATCCGTAAGGCCATGACCAAGGAGGCCATCCGAGAGCACCAGATGGCCCGCACTGGCGGCACGCAGACAGACCTGTTCACCTGCGGGAAGTGCAGGAAGAAGAACTGCACCTACACACAG GTGCAGACCCGCAGCTCTGACGAGCCCATGACCACCTTTGTTGTCTGCAACGAGTGTGGAAACCGCTGGAAG TTCTGCTGA
- the TCEA2 gene encoding transcription elongation factor A protein 2 isoform X1 yields the protein MMGKEEEIARIARRLDKMVTKKSAEGAMDLLRELKAMPITLHLLQSTRVGMSVNALRKQSSDEEVIALAKSLIKSWKKLLDASDAKARERGRGTPLPTSSRDASEAPDPSRKRPELPRAPSTPRITTFPPVPVTCDAVRNKCREMLTAALQTDHDHVAIGADCQRLSAQIEECIFRDVGNTDMKYKNRVRSRISNLKDAKNPDLRRNVLCGAITPQQIAVMTSEEMASDELKEIRKAMTKEAIREHQMARTGGTQTDLFTCGKCRKKNCTYTQVQTRSSDEPMTTFVVCNECGNRWKVGERAQAAPPSSILWRWGVSASVGSVV from the exons ATGATGGGCAAGGAGGAGGAGATTGCGCGGATCGCCCGGAGGCTGGACAAGATGGTGACCAAGAAGAGCGCG gAGGGAGCCATGGATCTGCTGCGGGAGCTGAAGGCCATGCCTATCACGCTGCACCTGCTCCAG TCCACCCGAGTCGGGATGTCTGTCAACGCCCTTCGGAAGCAGAGCTCGGACGAGGAGGTCATTGCACTGGCCAAGTCCCTCATCAAGTCCTGGAAGAAGCTCCTGG ATGCTTCCGATGCCAAAGCCAGGGAGCGGGGGAGGGGCACGCCTCTGCCCACGTCCTCGAGGGATGCCTCAGAGGCCCCGGATCCCAG CCGCAAGAGGCCGGAGCTGCCCAGGGCACCGTCGACTCCGAGGATCACCACATTTCCCCCGGTGCCTGTCACCTGCGATGCCGTGCGCAACAAGTGCCGCGAGATGCTGACTGCTGCCCTGCAGACGGACC ATGACCACGTGGCCATCGGTGCGGACTGCCAGCGCCTGTCGGCTCAGATTGAGGAAT GCATCTTCCGGGACGTTGGAAACACAGACATGAAATATAAGAACCGTGTACGGAGTCGTATCTCCAACCTGAAGGATGCCAAGAACCCTGACCTGCGGCGGAATGTGCTGTGTGGGGCCATAACACCTCAGCAGATCGCCGTGATGACCTCAGAG GAGATGGCCAGTGACGAGCTGAAGGAGATCCGTAAGGCCATGACCAAGGAGGCCATCCGAGAGCACCAGATGGCCCGCACTGGCGGCACGCAGACAGACCTGTTCACCTGCGGGAAGTGCAGGAAGAAGAACTGCACCTACACACAG GTGCAGACCCGCAGCTCTGACGAGCCCATGACCACCTTTGTTGTCTGCAACGAGTGTGGAAACCGCTGGAAGGTGGGTGAGCGGGCTCAGGCTGCTCCTCCCAGCTCCATTCTCTGGAGGTGGGGTGTCTCAGCCTCTGTGGGGTCTGTGGTGTGA
- the TCEA2 gene encoding transcription elongation factor A protein 2 isoform X3, producing the protein MDLLRELKAMPITLHLLQSTRVGMSVNALRKQSSDEEVIALAKSLIKSWKKLLDASDAKARERGRGTPLPTSSRDASEAPDPSRKRPELPRAPSTPRITTFPPVPVTCDAVRNKCREMLTAALQTDHDHVAIGADCQRLSAQIEECIFRDVGNTDMKYKNRVRSRISNLKDAKNPDLRRNVLCGAITPQQIAVMTSEEMASDELKEIRKAMTKEAIREHQMARTGGTQTDLFTCGKCRKKNCTYTQVQTRSSDEPMTTFVVCNECGNRWKVGERAQAAPPSSILWRWGVSASVGSVV; encoded by the exons ATGGATCTGCTGCGGGAGCTGAAGGCCATGCCTATCACGCTGCACCTGCTCCAG TCCACCCGAGTCGGGATGTCTGTCAACGCCCTTCGGAAGCAGAGCTCGGACGAGGAGGTCATTGCACTGGCCAAGTCCCTCATCAAGTCCTGGAAGAAGCTCCTGG ATGCTTCCGATGCCAAAGCCAGGGAGCGGGGGAGGGGCACGCCTCTGCCCACGTCCTCGAGGGATGCCTCAGAGGCCCCGGATCCCAG CCGCAAGAGGCCGGAGCTGCCCAGGGCACCGTCGACTCCGAGGATCACCACATTTCCCCCGGTGCCTGTCACCTGCGATGCCGTGCGCAACAAGTGCCGCGAGATGCTGACTGCTGCCCTGCAGACGGACC ATGACCACGTGGCCATCGGTGCGGACTGCCAGCGCCTGTCGGCTCAGATTGAGGAAT GCATCTTCCGGGACGTTGGAAACACAGACATGAAATATAAGAACCGTGTACGGAGTCGTATCTCCAACCTGAAGGATGCCAAGAACCCTGACCTGCGGCGGAATGTGCTGTGTGGGGCCATAACACCTCAGCAGATCGCCGTGATGACCTCAGAG GAGATGGCCAGTGACGAGCTGAAGGAGATCCGTAAGGCCATGACCAAGGAGGCCATCCGAGAGCACCAGATGGCCCGCACTGGCGGCACGCAGACAGACCTGTTCACCTGCGGGAAGTGCAGGAAGAAGAACTGCACCTACACACAG GTGCAGACCCGCAGCTCTGACGAGCCCATGACCACCTTTGTTGTCTGCAACGAGTGTGGAAACCGCTGGAAGGTGGGTGAGCGGGCTCAGGCTGCTCCTCCCAGCTCCATTCTCTGGAGGTGGGGTGTCTCAGCCTCTGTGGGGTCTGTGGTGTGA
- the RGS19 gene encoding regulator of G-protein signaling 19 isoform X2, with protein MSSHDAASPAAPSRNPCCLCWCCCCSCSWNQQRRRAWQASRESKLQPLPSCEVCATPSPEDVQSWAQSFDKLMHSPAGRSVFRAFLRTEYSEENMLFWLACEELKAEANQHVVDEKARLIYEDYVSILSPKEVSLDSRVREGINKKMQEPSAHTFDDAQLQIYTLMHRDSYPRFLSSPTYRALLLQGPSQSSSEA; from the exons ATGTCCAGTCATGATGCAGCCTCTCCAGCGGCTCCCAGCCGCAACCCCTGCTGCCTGTGCTGGTGCTGCTGCTGTAGCTGCTCCTG GAACCAACAGCGGCGGCGCGCGTGGCAGGCCTCCCGGGAGAGCAAGCTGCAGCCCCTCCCCAGCTGTGAAGTATG TGCCACGCCAAGTCCTGAGGATGTGCAGAGCTGGGCGCAGTCTTTTGACAAGCTGATGCACAGCCCAGCGGGACGCAGCGTGTTCCGGGCGTTCCTGCGGACAGAGTACAGCGAGGAGAACATGCTCTTCTGGCTGGCCTGTGAGGAGCTGAAGGCCGAGGCCAACCAGCATGTGGTGGACGAGAAGGCGAGGCTCATCTACGAGGACTACGTGTCCATCCTGTCCCCCAAGGAG GTGAGCCTGGACTCCCGTGTGCGGGAGGGCATCAACAAGAAGATGCAGGAGCCGTCCGCGCACACGTTTGACGACGCACAGCTGCAGATCTACACGCTCATGCACCGGGACTCATACCCACGCTTCCTCAGCTCTCCCACCTACCGTGCCCTGCTGCTGCAGGGGCCCTCACAGTCCTCCTCCGAGGCCTAG
- the RGS19 gene encoding regulator of G-protein signaling 19 isoform X1 — protein sequence MPTPHEAEKQITGPEEADRPPSMSSHDAASPAAPSRNPCCLCWCCCCSCSWNQQRRRAWQASRESKLQPLPSCEVCATPSPEDVQSWAQSFDKLMHSPAGRSVFRAFLRTEYSEENMLFWLACEELKAEANQHVVDEKARLIYEDYVSILSPKEVSLDSRVREGINKKMQEPSAHTFDDAQLQIYTLMHRDSYPRFLSSPTYRALLLQGPSQSSSEA from the exons ATGCCCACCCCACATGAGGCTGAGAAGCAG ATCACAGGGCCAGAGGAGGCGGACCGGCCCCCTTCAATGTCCAGTCATGATGCAGCCTCTCCAGCGGCTCCCAGCCGCAACCCCTGCTGCCTGTGCTGGTGCTGCTGCTGTAGCTGCTCCTG GAACCAACAGCGGCGGCGCGCGTGGCAGGCCTCCCGGGAGAGCAAGCTGCAGCCCCTCCCCAGCTGTGAAGTATG TGCCACGCCAAGTCCTGAGGATGTGCAGAGCTGGGCGCAGTCTTTTGACAAGCTGATGCACAGCCCAGCGGGACGCAGCGTGTTCCGGGCGTTCCTGCGGACAGAGTACAGCGAGGAGAACATGCTCTTCTGGCTGGCCTGTGAGGAGCTGAAGGCCGAGGCCAACCAGCATGTGGTGGACGAGAAGGCGAGGCTCATCTACGAGGACTACGTGTCCATCCTGTCCCCCAAGGAG GTGAGCCTGGACTCCCGTGTGCGGGAGGGCATCAACAAGAAGATGCAGGAGCCGTCCGCGCACACGTTTGACGACGCACAGCTGCAGATCTACACGCTCATGCACCGGGACTCATACCCACGCTTCCTCAGCTCTCCCACCTACCGTGCCCTGCTGCTGCAGGGGCCCTCACAGTCCTCCTCCGAGGCCTAG
- the LKAAEAR1 gene encoding protein LKAAEAR1 isoform X1, whose translation MAELLGTCARERERAWAKLRGWGCGTQNRLRRAQRAGAGAHGGALPRGGQGPVPAPAPTGRPPPSAGGRMPRPAKEGGRKGPRERSGKSAPGAARGEERAKGAPATEPPKPGWALTSQGLAAMLPAQRHRHLLFGDLLEDVGAAASTFPCGSVEPGYRMPDPRPWTQSLELPAERQNRLLGVLKAAEARGRVRALRLRYTRMRAEEIALLLQRQKSARAAIRLELFLPPQLKPTRIPDPLDRQEVQTSPGRGGERGGTPPASAHAGPQPLSPAAEARGDHPGGERGWHHLPAVTATQSVRRPQPPT comes from the exons ATGGCAGAGCTGCTGGGGACGTGCGCtcgggagagggagagggcctgGGCAAAGCTCAGAGGCTGGGGGTGCGGAACTCAAAACCGACTGCGGAGAGCCCAGCGGGCCGGAGCTGGGGCGCACGGTGGGGCCCTGCCGAGGGGCGGGCAGGGCCCGGTGCCAGCCCCGGCACCGACGGGACGCCCTCCTCCCTCCGCAGGCGGGAGGATGCCGCGGCCAGCGAAGGAGGGTGGGCGCAAGGGCCCGCGGGAGCGAAGCGGGAAGAGCGCGCCAGGCGCGGCGCGGGGTGAGGAGCGTGCCAAGGGGGCGCCCGCGACAGAGCCCCCCAAGCCGGGCTGGGCCCTGACGTCGCAGGGACTGGCGGCCATGCTCCCTGCGCAGCGTCACCGCCATCTGCTCTTCGGCGACCTGCTGGAGGACGTGGGCGCGGCGGCCTCCACCTTCCCGTGCGGGTCGGTGGAGCCGGGGTACCGCATGCCCGACCCGCGCCCGTGGACGCAGTCGCTCGAGCTGCCTGCCGAGCGCCAGAACCGGCTCCTCGGCGTCCTCAAGGCAGCGGAGGCCCGCGGGCGAGTCCGCGCCCTGCGGCTGCGCTACACCCGCATGCGG GCCGAGGAGATCGCGCTGCTCCTCCAGCGGCAGAAGTCCGCGCGCGCCGCCATCCGGCTGGAGCTGTTCCTGCCGCCGCAGCTGAAGCCCACGCGGATCCCGGACCCCCTGGACCGCCAAGAGGTGCAGACAAGCCCCGGTAGGGGCGGGGAAAGGGGAGGGACCCCGCCCGCCTCCGCACACGCCGGGCCCCAGCCTCTCTCCCCTGCAGCGGAGGCGCGTGGAGACCATCCTGGAGGAGAACGTGGATGGCACCATCTTCCCGCGGTGACGGCGACTCAGAGCGTGCGACGGCCCCAGCCTCCCACATAA
- the LKAAEAR1 gene encoding protein LKAAEAR1 isoform X3: protein MPRPAKEGGRKGPRERSGKSAPGAARGEERAKGAPATEPPKPGWALTSQGLAAMLPAQRHRHLLFGDLLEDVGAAASTFPCGSVEPGYRMPDPRPWTQSLELPAERQNRLLGVLKAAEARGRVRALRLRYTRMRAEEIALLLQRQKSARAAIRLELFLPPQLKPTRIPDPLDRQEVQTSPGRGGERGGTPPASAHAGPQPLSPAAEARGDHPGGERGWHHLPAVTATQSVRRPQPPT, encoded by the exons ATGCCGCGGCCAGCGAAGGAGGGTGGGCGCAAGGGCCCGCGGGAGCGAAGCGGGAAGAGCGCGCCAGGCGCGGCGCGGGGTGAGGAGCGTGCCAAGGGGGCGCCCGCGACAGAGCCCCCCAAGCCGGGCTGGGCCCTGACGTCGCAGGGACTGGCGGCCATGCTCCCTGCGCAGCGTCACCGCCATCTGCTCTTCGGCGACCTGCTGGAGGACGTGGGCGCGGCGGCCTCCACCTTCCCGTGCGGGTCGGTGGAGCCGGGGTACCGCATGCCCGACCCGCGCCCGTGGACGCAGTCGCTCGAGCTGCCTGCCGAGCGCCAGAACCGGCTCCTCGGCGTCCTCAAGGCAGCGGAGGCCCGCGGGCGAGTCCGCGCCCTGCGGCTGCGCTACACCCGCATGCGG GCCGAGGAGATCGCGCTGCTCCTCCAGCGGCAGAAGTCCGCGCGCGCCGCCATCCGGCTGGAGCTGTTCCTGCCGCCGCAGCTGAAGCCCACGCGGATCCCGGACCCCCTGGACCGCCAAGAGGTGCAGACAAGCCCCGGTAGGGGCGGGGAAAGGGGAGGGACCCCGCCCGCCTCCGCACACGCCGGGCCCCAGCCTCTCTCCCCTGCAGCGGAGGCGCGTGGAGACCATCCTGGAGGAGAACGTGGATGGCACCATCTTCCCGCGGTGACGGCGACTCAGAGCGTGCGACGGCCCCAGCCTCCCACATAA
- the LKAAEAR1 gene encoding protein LKAAEAR1 isoform X4: MPRPAKEGGRKGPRERSGKSAPGAARGEERAKGAPATEPPKPGWALTSQGLAAMLPAQRHRHLLFGDLLEDVGAAASTFPCGSVEPGYRMPDPRPWTQSLELPAERQNRLLGVLKAAEARGRVRALRLRYTRMRAEEIALLLQRQKSARAAIRLELFLPPQLKPTRIPDPLDRQERRRVETILEENVDGTIFPR; encoded by the exons ATGCCGCGGCCAGCGAAGGAGGGTGGGCGCAAGGGCCCGCGGGAGCGAAGCGGGAAGAGCGCGCCAGGCGCGGCGCGGGGTGAGGAGCGTGCCAAGGGGGCGCCCGCGACAGAGCCCCCCAAGCCGGGCTGGGCCCTGACGTCGCAGGGACTGGCGGCCATGCTCCCTGCGCAGCGTCACCGCCATCTGCTCTTCGGCGACCTGCTGGAGGACGTGGGCGCGGCGGCCTCCACCTTCCCGTGCGGGTCGGTGGAGCCGGGGTACCGCATGCCCGACCCGCGCCCGTGGACGCAGTCGCTCGAGCTGCCTGCCGAGCGCCAGAACCGGCTCCTCGGCGTCCTCAAGGCAGCGGAGGCCCGCGGGCGAGTCCGCGCCCTGCGGCTGCGCTACACCCGCATGCGG GCCGAGGAGATCGCGCTGCTCCTCCAGCGGCAGAAGTCCGCGCGCGCCGCCATCCGGCTGGAGCTGTTCCTGCCGCCGCAGCTGAAGCCCACGCGGATCCCGGACCCCCTGGACCGCCAAGAG CGGAGGCGCGTGGAGACCATCCTGGAGGAGAACGTGGATGGCACCATCTTCCCGCGGTGA
- the LKAAEAR1 gene encoding protein LKAAEAR1 isoform X2, whose translation MAELLGTCARERERAWAKLRGWGCGTQNRLRRAQRAGAGAHGGALPRGGQGPVPAPAPTGRPPPSAGGRMPRPAKEGGRKGPRERSGKSAPGAARGEERAKGAPATEPPKPGWALTSQGLAAMLPAQRHRHLLFGDLLEDVGAAASTFPCGSVEPGYRMPDPRPWTQSLELPAERQNRLLGVLKAAEARGRVRALRLRYTRMRAEEIALLLQRQKSARAAIRLELFLPPQLKPTRIPDPLDRQERRRVETILEENVDGTIFPR comes from the exons ATGGCAGAGCTGCTGGGGACGTGCGCtcgggagagggagagggcctgGGCAAAGCTCAGAGGCTGGGGGTGCGGAACTCAAAACCGACTGCGGAGAGCCCAGCGGGCCGGAGCTGGGGCGCACGGTGGGGCCCTGCCGAGGGGCGGGCAGGGCCCGGTGCCAGCCCCGGCACCGACGGGACGCCCTCCTCCCTCCGCAGGCGGGAGGATGCCGCGGCCAGCGAAGGAGGGTGGGCGCAAGGGCCCGCGGGAGCGAAGCGGGAAGAGCGCGCCAGGCGCGGCGCGGGGTGAGGAGCGTGCCAAGGGGGCGCCCGCGACAGAGCCCCCCAAGCCGGGCTGGGCCCTGACGTCGCAGGGACTGGCGGCCATGCTCCCTGCGCAGCGTCACCGCCATCTGCTCTTCGGCGACCTGCTGGAGGACGTGGGCGCGGCGGCCTCCACCTTCCCGTGCGGGTCGGTGGAGCCGGGGTACCGCATGCCCGACCCGCGCCCGTGGACGCAGTCGCTCGAGCTGCCTGCCGAGCGCCAGAACCGGCTCCTCGGCGTCCTCAAGGCAGCGGAGGCCCGCGGGCGAGTCCGCGCCCTGCGGCTGCGCTACACCCGCATGCGG GCCGAGGAGATCGCGCTGCTCCTCCAGCGGCAGAAGTCCGCGCGCGCCGCCATCCGGCTGGAGCTGTTCCTGCCGCCGCAGCTGAAGCCCACGCGGATCCCGGACCCCCTGGACCGCCAAGAG CGGAGGCGCGTGGAGACCATCCTGGAGGAGAACGTGGATGGCACCATCTTCCCGCGGTGA